The DNA window TCTGTTGCTTATGAAAACCATCATCTGGAATGACGCTGACCAGGGCATGACCTTTGAGCTGGGCGAAATTCCTGCCGACTTACTGCCCGTCGCGCAGAAGTGGCGAGACAACATGGTTGAAGCTGCTGCCGAAGCCAGCGATGAGCTGATGGACAAATACCTCGAAGGCGAAGAGCTGAGCGAGGCTGACATTAAAGCCGGTTTGCGTAAACGCACGCTGGCCAACGAAATTGTTCCGGTCGCCTGTGGTTCCGCCTTCAAAAATAAAGGCGTGCCAGCGGTACTGGATGCGGTGGTGGATTACCTGCCATCACCGACCGAAGTAAAGGCCATCGAGGGCGTACTGAACGACGCCAACGAAACGCCGGCAGAGCGTCATTCATCGGATGCTGAGCCTTTTGCCGCGCTGGCCTTCAAAATTGCCACCGATCCTTTTGTCGGCACCCTGACCTTTATCCGGGTGTATTCCGGTGTGCTGAATTCCGGTGACGCCGTGTATAACGCGGTGAAAGGCAAGCGCGAACGCGTTGGCCGTATGGTGCAGATGCACGCCAACAACCGCGAAGAAATCAAAGAAGTCCGGGCCGGCGATATTGCCGCCCTGATCGGTATGAAAGATGTCACCACCGGTGACACACTGTGTGACATGAATAACGTCATCACGCTGGAAAAAATGGACTTCCCGGAGCCGGTTATTTCGGTGGCGGTAGAGCCGAAAACCCAGGCTGACCAGGAAAAGATGGGCATCGCGCTGAGCAAGTTGGCGATGGAAGATCCGTCCTTCCGCGTTGAAACCGATGAGGAAACCGGCCAGACCATTATTTCCGGCATGGGTGAGCTGCATCTCGACATTATTGTCGACCGTATGCGTCGTGAATTCAGCGTTGACGCAAACGTCGGTAAGCCGCAGGTGGCCTACCGTGAAAAGATCACATCGACTGTCGAGATCGACAACAAGTTCGTGAAACAGTCCGGTGGTCGTGGCCAGTATGGTCACGTGGTTATCAGGTTCGAGCCCAGCGATGTAGAAGGCCTCGAATTTGTTAACGAAATCGTTGGTGGTGTCATTCCGAAGGAGTACATCCCGGCCGTTGAAAAAGGCATCGCTCAGCAAATGAAGAACGGTGTTCTGGCGGGTTATCCGCTGCTTGGCCTGAAGGCCACGTTGCTTGACGGCTCCTATCATGACGTGGATTCCAACGAAATGGCGTTCCGCATCGCGGCATCAATGGCCACCCGGCAGCTGTCTGAAAAAGGCAATGCGGTGCTGCTTGAGCCGGTGATGAAGGTAGAAGTGGTAACGCCGGAAGATTACATGGGTGATGTGGTGGGCGATCTTAACCGCCGCCGCGGTCTGATTTCCGGTATGGATGAAGGTCTGGCCGGTAAGGTAATTAACGCCAGTGTACCGTTGGCCGAAATGTTCGGTTACGCCACTGACCTGCGTTCCGCCTCTCAGGGCCGTGCGACCTACTCCATGGAATTTGAAAACTACTCGGAAGCACCTGCCAGTGTGACCGATCGCATCATTAAACGAGCTTAAATTACTCAAACTCTGAACGAGGTGTTCTATGGCTAAGGAAACGTTTGAACGTTCCAAACCCCACGTAAACGTGGGCACTATCGGTCACGTTGACCACGGTAAAACCACTCTGACAGCGGCGCTGACCCGCGTATGTTCAGAAGTATGGGGTGGTAAAGCAGTAGCGTTCGACGGTATCGACAAGGCACCGGAAGAGCGTGAGCGTGGTATCACCATTTCTACTTCTCACGTTGAATACGAGTCACCGACCCGCCACTACGCACACGTAGATTGCCCGGGCCACGCCGACTACGTTAAAAACATGATTACCGGTGCTGCCCAGATGGACGGCGCGATCCTGGTGTGTGGTTCAACTGACGGCCCGATGCCGCAGACCCGTGAGCACATCCTGCTGTCCCGTCAGGTAGGCGTACCTTACATTGTTGTGTTCCTGAACAAAGCTGACCTGCTGGCTGAAGACTGCGGCGGCGCGGATTCTGACGAATACGCCGAGATGCTGGAGCTGGTAGAAATGGAACTGCGTGACCTGCTGTCTGAATACGACTTCCCGGGTGACGACACTCCGATTATCCCAGGTTCTGCGCTGATGGCCCTGAACGGCCAGGATGAGAACGGCATGGGTACTTCTGCCGTTAAGAAACTGGTAGAAACTCTGGATGCTTACATTCCGGAACCTGAGCGTGCCATCGACGGCGCCTTCCTGATGCCGATCGAAGACGTATTCTCCATTCAGGGTCGTGGTACCGTAGTAACCGGTCGTGTAGAGCGTGGTATCGTTCGTACGGGTGAAGAACTGGCCATCGTTGGTATTCGTGAAACCACCAAGACCACCTGTACCGGTGTGGAAATGTTCCGCAAGATCCTGGACGAAGGCCGTGCTGGTGAAAACGTTGGTGTACTGCTGCGTGGTACCAAGCGTGATGACGTAGAGCGTGGTCAGGTACTGGCCAAGCCGGGCTCCATCACCCCGCACACCAAGTTTGAATCCGAAGTCTACGTACTGGGCAAAGACGAAGGCGGCCGTCACACTCCGTTCTTCAAAGGCTACCGTCCGCAGTTCTACTTCCGTACCACTGACGTAACCGGTTCAGTAGAACTGCCGGAAGGCGTAGAGATGGTAATGCCGGGCGACAACGTGAAACTGGTTGTTACCCTGATTCACCCGATCGCGATGGACGACGGTCTGCGCTTTGCGATCCGTGAAGGCGGCCGTACTGTAGGCGCCGGTGTTGTGGCTAAGATCATTGAATAATTCGCCCGGAGCGAATTATGACAGCCGGAGGCTGGCCCGATAGGGCGAGGGCAGGAAGCCCGCAGCAATGATGATTTTTGCCAGACGCTAGACGCTACAAGCGAAAAGCCGAAAGCGACAAAAAGCCCTGCCAGTAATGGTGGGGCTTTTTTTATGAGAGGAATAAAATGCTTCCAGCTTCCAGCTTCCAGCTTCCAGCTTCCAGCTTCCAGCTTCCAGCGTCTCCCGTCTCCCGTCTCCCGTCTCCCTTTTCACCAGCCAATAAAAAACCCCGCAGGCTTGCACCGGCGGGGTTTTTGTTCAGTCAGCAGCGATTACTTCGCGGCTTCCTTACGGGCTTTGGTCTCAGCGATTACTTTCTCTGACACGTTCGCCGGGCACGGCATGTAGTGAGAGAATTCCATCGAGAACTGGCCACGGCCAGAGGTGATGGTACGCAGGTGACCGATGTAGCCGAACATTTCGGACAGCGGAACATCGGCTTTAACGCGTACACCCGTAGCACCGGCTTCCTGGTCTTTGATCATGCCGCGACGACGGTTCAGGTCGCCGATCACGTCACCGACGTTATCTTCCGGAGTGAACACGTCCACTTTCATGACCGGTTCCAGCAGCTGGGCGCCGGCTTTCGGCATGGATTGACGGAATGCACCCTTGGCAGCGATTTCGAACGCGATGGCTGAGGAGTCAACCGCGTGGTAAGAACCGTCAAACAGTTCTACTTCTACGTCCAGTACCGGGAAGCCAGCCAACGGACCTTCGTTCATCATCAGGCGGAAGCCTTTTTCAACGGCAGGCCAGAATTCTTTCGGCACGTTACCGCCCACAACGGTGGACTTGAACGCAAAGCCAGTGCCTGGCTCGGCCGGACGGATGCGGTAGTCGATCTTACCGTACTGACCAGAACCACCAGACTGCTTCTTGTGGGTGTAGCTGTCTTCGATGGCTTTGGTAATGGTTTCGCGGTAAGCCACCTGCGGCTGACCAACGATCAGTTCCACACCGTAAGTACGCTTCAGAATGTCGACTTTAATATCCAGGTGCAGTTCGCCCATGCCTTTCAGGATGGTCTCACCAGAATCTTCATCGGTTTCAACCTGGAAGGTCGGATCTTCAGCCACCATCTTACCGATGGCGATACCCATCTTGTCGACCATGCTCTTGTCTTTCGGCTGCACGGCGATGGAGATTACCGGCTCCGGGAACACCATGGCTTCCAGAGTACAGGGGTGTTTCGGATCGCACAGGGTGTGACCGGTCTGTACGTTCTTCATGCCCACAACGGCGATGATGTCACCCGCCTGAGCAAAATCCAGTTCAGTACGCTGGTCAGCGTGCATTTCACACATACGACCGATACGTTCAGTCTTACCGGTGAAGCTGTTCAGAACGGTGTCGCCTTTACGCAGTTCGCCTGAGTAAATACGTACGAAGGTCAGGGCGCCGAATCGGTCGTCCATGATCTTGAATGCCAGGGCGCGCAGCGGCTCTTTCGGATCAACGATGGCTTTCTGGCCAGTCGGGTTACCTTCTTCGTCGGTCAGATCCTGTGGCTCAACTTCGGTCGGGGCCGGCAGGTAATCAACAACGGCGTCCAGAACCAGCTGCATGCCTTTGTTTTTGAAGGCAGAACCGCAGTAGGTCGGGAAGAATTTCAGATCGCGGGTGCCAAGACGGACACAGCGCTTGATGTCTTCAATGGACGGCTCTTCACCTTCCATGTACGCCATCATCAGGTCGTCGTCCATTTCTACCGCAGTTTCAACCAGCTGTTCGCGGTACATCTCAACGTCGTCAACCATATCGGCCGGAACATCACCAACGGTATAGGCTTCCGGATCGCCGGATGCGTCCCACACATACGCTTTGCGGGTCAGCAGATCAACAACACCGGTAAATTCGTCTTCACGACCGATCGGCAGCACCATGATCAGCGGGTTGGCCGCCAGAACGTTTTTAACCTGATCGGTAACGCGGAAGAAATCTGCACCCATACGGTCCAGTTTGTTAACAAAGATAATACGGGATACTTCAGAGTCGTTCGCATAGCGCCAGTTGGTTTCTGACTGCGGCTCTACACCGCCGGAACCGCAGAATACACCGATACCGCCATCCAGAACTTTCAGGGAGCGATACACTTCGACGGTGAAGTCAACGTGTCCGGGGGTGTCGATTACGTTAAAGCGGTGACCTTTCCAGAAACAGGTTACGGCCGCTGACTGAATGGTAATACCACGCTCAGATTCCTGTTCCATGAAGTCGGTGGTTGCTGAACCATCATGGGTGTCACCAGCGCGGTGAATACGGCCGGTCAGCTTCAGGATACGTTCGGTGGTGGTGGTTTTGCCCGCGTCTACGTGGGCGAAAATACCAATGTTTCTGTATAGGGAGAGGTCTGTCATAACTATTCTCGGTTGGAAGAGAGAAAATTCGCGCGCTACTTTACCCGTTTTTTTTTCCGTTTTCTCGCGTTTTTGCACTTTTTGTGCCGGAATTTGTGCGTCAAACCAGAAAAAAGCCCGGGCTGGCGGGGTGCGAATGGCTGCAGGCGCGCGTTGCGGCCTGTTGACAGTGAGGTGGTGACGGGTATTATTGCCCGCCACAGGGCATGCCGGAAATGTTTCCGCATGGCTAACATTCAGCTTTCTATGAGGATACGGCTGTGGCAAAGGAAACGTTTGAACGTTCCAAACCCCACGTAAACGTGGGCACTATCGGTCACGTTGACCACGGTAAAACCACTCTGACCGCGGCACTGACCCGCGTATGTTCAGAAGTATGGGGCGGTAAAGCAGTAGCGTTCGACGGTATCGACAAGGCACCGGAAGAGCGTGAGCGTGGTATCACCATTTCTACTTCTCACGTTGAATACGAGTCACCGACCCGCCACTACGCACACGTAGATTGCCCGGGCCACGCCGACTACGTTAAAAACATGATTACCGGTGCTGCCCAGATGGACGGCGCGATCCTGGTGTGTGGTTCAACTGACGGCCCGATGCCGCAGACCCGTGAGCACATCCTGCTGTCCCGTCAGGTAGGCGTACCTTACATTGTTGTGTTCCTGAACAAAGCTGACCTGCTGGCTGAAGACTGCGGCGGCGCGGATTCTGACGAATACGCCGAGATGCTGGAGCTGGTAGAAATGGAACTGCGTGACCTGCTGTCTGAATACGACTTCCCGGGTGACGACACTCCGATTATCCCAGGTTCTGCGCTGATGGCCCTGAACGGCCAGGATGAGAACGGCATGGGTACTTCTGCCGTTAAGAAACTGGTAGAAACTCTGGATGCTTACATTCCGGAACCTGAGCGTGCCATCGACGGCGCCTTCCTGATGCCGATCGAAGACGTATTCTCCATTCAGGGTCGTGGTACCGTAGTAACCGGTCGTGTAGAGCGTGGTATCGTTCGTACGGGTGAAGAACTGGCCATCGTTGGTATTCGTGAAACCACCAAGACCACCTGTACCGGTGTGGAAATGTTCCGCAAGATCCTGGACGAAGGCCGTGCTGGTGAAAACGTTGGTGTACTGCTGCGTGGTACCAAGCGTGATGACGTAGAGCGTGGTCAGGTACTGGCCAAGCCGGGCTCCATCACCCCGCACACCAAGTTTGAATCCGAAGTCTACGTACTGGGCAAAGACGAAGGCGGCCGTCACACTCCGTTCTTCAAAGGCTACCGTCCGCAGTTCTACTTCCGTACCACTGACGTAACCGGTTCAGTAGAACTGCCGGAAGGCGTAGAGATGGTAATGCCGGGCGACAACGTGAAACTGGTTGTTACCCTGATTCACCCGATCGCGATGGACGACGGTCTGCGCTTTGCGATCCGTGAAGGCGGCCGTACTGTAGGCGCCGGTGTTGTGGCTAAGATCATTGAATAATTCGCCCGGAGCGAATTATGACAGCCGGAGGCTGGCCCGATAGGGCGAGGGCAGGAAGCCCGCAGCAATGATGATTTTTGCCAGACGCTAGACGCTAGACGCTAGACGCTACAAGCGAAAAGCCGAAAGCGACAAAAAGCCCTGCCAGTAATGGTGGGGCTTTTTTTATGAGAGGAATAAAATGCTTCCAGCTTCCAGCTTCCAGCGTCTCCCGTCTCCCGTCTCCCGTCTCCCGTCTCCCGTCTCCCGTCTCCCGTCTCCCGTCTCCCGTCTCCCGTCACCCGTCACCCGTCACCCGTCACCCGTCACCCGTCACCCGTCACCCGTCTTTTTACCCATTCAGTATTGTGGTTGACACTTTTTGTACAGCCGCATACAATTCGCGTCCCCTTATTTCCGGGGGAAATGAGCTCTTGCACATAAAACTTGGAGTTTGGTAATGCAAAACCAACGAATCCGTATCCGTCTGAAGGCGTTCGACCATCGACTGATCGATACATCGACTCAGGAGATTGTTGATACTGCCAAGCGTACGGGCGCTCAGGTACGCGGTCCGATCCCGCTGCCGACTCGTAAAGAGCGTTATACCGTTCTGATCTCTCCGCACGTCAACAAAGACGCGCGCGATCAGTACGAAATCCGTACCCATAAGCGCATGCTCGACATCGTTGAGCCGACTGAAAAGACGGTAGATGCGCTGATGAAACTGGATCTGGCTGCCGGCGTGGAAGTTCAGATCAGCCTGGGTTAATTCGTTAACCTTAAGGCTCTGTGTAACGCCTGAAAGGGCGGCCATAGCGGGTAAAAAGCCCCATACACGTGAGGTAAATAAAAATGGCAATTGGTATTGTCGGTAAGAAAGCGGGTATGACCCGTGTATTTACCGAGGAAGGTCAATCTGTCGCAGTGACTGTTGTTCATGTAACTCCTAACCGTGTTTCTCAGGTTAAGAACGTTACCACTGACGGCTACAGCGCTCTGCAGATTACATACGGCGAGAAGAAAGCTTCCCGTCTGACAAAAGCTGAAGCTGGCCACTTTGCGAAAGCAAACGTTGAAGCCGGTCGTGGCGTTATGGAATTCCGCACTGAAGAAGCTCTGAGCATTGGTGATGAGCTGACCGTTGCGCAATTCGAAGCAGGTCAGAAAGTTGACGTGACTGGTTCTTCCAAGGGTAAAGGCTTCCAGGGCGGTGTTAAGCGCTGGAATTTCCGTACTCAGGATATGACCCACGGTAACTCCCTGTCCCATCGTGCTCCTGGTTCTATCGGTCAGTGCCAAACTCCTGGCCGCGTGTGGAAGGGCAAGAAGATGGCAGGACACATGGGTGCAGAACAGGTGACTACCCAGTCTCTGGAAATTGTACGCGTGGATGCAGAAAACAATCTGCTGCTGATCAAGGGTGCTGTGCCAGGTGCGACTGGTTCCGATGTGATTGTTAAACCAGCTGTAAAGGCTAAGGGGTAAGCAATGGAACTGAAAACTAACACTGGCGCCGCTGTAGCTGTTTCTGACGCTGCATTTGGTCGCGAATTCAATGAAGCCCTGGTTCACCAGATTGTTACCGCCTATATGGCTGGTGGACGTCAGGGTACCAAAGCACAAAAAACCCGTTCTGAAGTAAGCGGTGGTGGTATCAAGCCATGGCGTCAGAAGGGAACCGGTCGTGCCCGTTCAGGTACCTCCAACTCCCCGATCTGGCGTTCAGGTGGCGTTACATTCGCTGCCAAGCCACGCAGCTTTGAACAGAAAGTAAACAAGAAAATGTATCGCGCGGCGATGCAGTCCATCTTGTCTGAGCTGGTCCGTCAGGAGCGCCTGGTTGTTGCCGATTCTTTCGCTGTGGAATCCCACAAGACCAAAGAATTTGTTGCCAAGCTGAAAGAAATGGATCTGCGCAACGTATTGATCGTTGCCGATGAGATCGACGAAAAACTGTACCTGGCGGCGCGTAATGTTCCGCACGTTGGTATTACCGAAGCTTCGGCTATTGATCCTGTCAGCCTGATTGCTTTCGAAAAGGTACTGGTGACTGTGCCCGCCCTGAAGAGACTTGAGGAGGCTTACGCATGAACCGTGAGCGTATCTACAAAGTGCTGGTAGCTCCGCACATCTCTGAAAAAGCAACTCTGGTTGCAGAGAAACACGGTCAGTATGTTTTCCGTGTTGCTCCGGATGCCACCAAGCCTGAAATCAAAAAGGCTGTTGAAGCGCTGTTCGAAGTGAAAGTTGACTCCGTACAGACTGTCAACATCAAAGGTAAAACCAAGCGTACTGCCCGTGGTGTAGGCAAGCGTAACGATGTGCGTAAAGCATACGTTCGTTTGGCAGCCGGTCAGGACATCGACTTCGCAGACGCGGAATAAGGGGAATTAAGTCATGGCATTGGTGAAAACTAAACCGACTTCTCCCGGACGTCGTCATGTGGTGAAAGTCGTTAACCAGGAACTGCACAAAGGTCAGCCTTTTGCTGCATTGCTGGAAAAGAAAAACAAGCACGGTGGTCGTAACAACAACGGTCATATCACTACCCGTCATAAAGGTGGTGGCCACAAGCAGCATTACCGTCTGGTCGACTTCAAGCGCGACAAAGATGGCGTGCCGGCAGTGGTTGAACGTCTGGAATACGATCCGAACCGCAGCGCTAACATTGCTCTGCTGAAGTACGCTGACGGTGAGCGTCGCTACATTCTGGCCCCGAAAGGTATCTCTGCCGGCGACTCAGTCGTTTCTGGTGAAGATGCACCGATCAAAGCCGGTAGCGCCATGTCACTGCGCAACGTACCGGTGGGTTCTGTTGTTCACAACGTTGAACTGAAGCCAGGTAAAGGCGGCCAGATGGCACGTTCAGCCGGTGCTTCCGCTCAGGTTGTAGCTCGTGAAGGTATGTACTGCACCCTGCGTCTGCGTTCTGGCGAGATGCGTAAAGTGCTGTCCGACTGCCGCGCAACCATCGGTGAAGTAGGTAACTCTGAACACGCTCTGCGTGTACTGGGTAAAGCGGGTGCATCACGCTGGCGTGGCGTCCGTCCGACCGTTCGTGGTACTGCCATGAACCCGGTTGATCACCCGCATGGTGGTGGTGAAGGCCGTACCTGTGGTAAGCACCCGGTTACTCCGTGGGGCGTTGCTACCAAGGGTTACAAGACTCGTAAGAATAAGCGTACCGATAATCTCATCGTACGTCGTCGTTCTGCGAAATAATTAGAGAGGATAGAACTGTGCCACGTTCATTGAAAAAAGGTCCGTTTATCGACCATCACTTGATGAAGAAGGTAGAGGCCGCTCTTGAGAAGAACGACAAACGTCCGATCAAGACCTGGTCCCGCCGCTCCACAATCTTCCCGGATTTCGTGGGGCTGACACTTGCCGTACATAACGGCAAAACACACATGCCTGTTTTCGTAACTGAAGACATGGTTGGACATAAACTCGGCGAATTCGCTCTGACCCGTACTTATAAAGGTCACGTAGCGGATAAGAAAGCCAAACGTTAATAAGAGGTGAAACATGTCTGAAGTAGCCGCTGTATTACGTGGTGCTCGCTTATCTGCTCAGAAAGCACGTCTGGTTGCGGATAGCATCCGTGGCAAGAATGTTGGTGAAGCTCTGAATATCCTGTCTTTCAGCAACAAGAAAGGCGCAGACATCATCAAGAAAGTGCTGGAATCTGCCATCGCCAATGCTGAGCACAATGATGGTGCCGATGTGGACGAACTGAAGGTTTCTACCGTGTTCGTAAACGAAGGCATGACTATGAAGCGCATTCTGCCGCGTGCGAAAGGCCGTGCCGATCGCATTATGAAGCGCACTTGTCACATCACTGTGAAAGTTTCAGAACAATAGGAGTTGGTCAGATGGGTCAGAAAGTTCATCCAACCGGGATCCGCTTAGGTATTACCAAAGACCATAATTCGGTCTGGTATGCCGGTAAGGATAAATACGCCGACAACCTGCTGGCTGACATCGCTGTTCGTTCTCTGATCGAAAAGCGCCTGGAAAAAGCCTCTGTCAGCAAGATCGTTATCGAGCGCCCGGCACAAAACGCCAAAGTCACTATTCACACTGCCCGTCCGGGTATCGTGATCGGTAAAAAAGGCGAAGACGTAGAAGTTCTGCGTAAAGATATCAGCGATCTGATGGGTATCCCGGTACACATCAATATCGAAGAAGTTCGTAAACCGGATCTGGATGCCAAACTGGTAGCACAAAGCGTTGCCAGCCAGCTCGAGCGCCGTGTGATGTTCCGTCGTGCTATGAAGCGCGCGGTACAGAACGCCATGCGTGGTGGTGCTGAAGGTATCAAAATCCAGGTGAGCGGCCGTTTAGGTGGTGCTGAAATCGCTCGTACCGAATGGTACCGCGAAGGCCGCGTACCGCTGCACACTCTGCGTGCAGACATCGACTACGCGACTTACGAAGCACACACTACCTATGGTGTTATTGGCGTAAAAGTATGGATCTTCAAAGGCGAGATCCTCGGTGGTATCCAAGAGGTACGTGACCGCGCCAAGAACCAGGGCAAAAAGAAAACCGGTCGTTCATAAGGGGAATTAGTTATGTTGTTACCAAAACGTACAAAGTTCCGTAAAGTTCAGACCGGCCGCAACCGCGGTTTGGCGATCCGGGGCTCCAAAGTGAGCTTCGGTGAGTACGCTCTGAAGGCTACTGGACGTGGTCGCCTGACTTCACGTCAGATCGAGTCAGCACGTCGTGCTCTGACCCGTAAAGTGAAGCGTGGTGGTAAAATCTGGATCCGCGTGTTCCCGGACAAGCCGATTACCGAAAAGCCTCTTGAAGTGCGGATGGGTAAAGGTAAGGGTAACGTTGAATACTGGGTATGCCAGATTCAGCCGGGTCGTGTTCTGTACGAAATCGAAGGTGTACCGGAAGAGCTGGCGCGTGAAGCATTTGCTCTGGCTGCTGCCAAGCTGCCATTCGAAACCACCTTTGTTAAACGGACGGTGCTGTGATGAAAGCAAGTGAACTGAAGAACAAGTCAGTGGCTGAGCTGCAATCTCAGCTGGAAGAACTGTTGGGCGATCAATTTAAACTGCGTATGCAGAAGGCAACCGGTCAGCTGGGTCAGAACCATCTGATCAGCCAGGCC is part of the Venatoribacter cucullus genome and encodes:
- the fusA gene encoding elongation factor G, producing MARTTPIERYRNIGICAHVDAGKTTTTERVLFYTGKSHKMGEVHDGAATMDWMEQEQERGITITSAATTCFWSGMSRQYDEHRVNIIDTPGHVDFTIEVERSLRVLDGAVVVLCGSSGVQPQTETVWRQANKYEVPRMVFVNKMDRTGADFFKVVQQLKDRLKANAVPIQINLGSEDQFRGVVDLLLMKTIIWNDADQGMTFELGEIPADLLPVAQKWRDNMVEAAAEASDELMDKYLEGEELSEADIKAGLRKRTLANEIVPVACGSAFKNKGVPAVLDAVVDYLPSPTEVKAIEGVLNDANETPAERHSSDAEPFAALAFKIATDPFVGTLTFIRVYSGVLNSGDAVYNAVKGKRERVGRMVQMHANNREEIKEVRAGDIAALIGMKDVTTGDTLCDMNNVITLEKMDFPEPVISVAVEPKTQADQEKMGIALSKLAMEDPSFRVETDEETGQTIISGMGELHLDIIVDRMRREFSVDANVGKPQVAYREKITSTVEIDNKFVKQSGGRGQYGHVVIRFEPSDVEGLEFVNEIVGGVIPKEYIPAVEKGIAQQMKNGVLAGYPLLGLKATLLDGSYHDVDSNEMAFRIAASMATRQLSEKGNAVLLEPVMKVEVVTPEDYMGDVVGDLNRRRGLISGMDEGLAGKVINASVPLAEMFGYATDLRSASQGRATYSMEFENYSEAPASVTDRIIKRA
- the tuf gene encoding elongation factor Tu translates to MAKETFERSKPHVNVGTIGHVDHGKTTLTAALTRVCSEVWGGKAVAFDGIDKAPEERERGITISTSHVEYESPTRHYAHVDCPGHADYVKNMITGAAQMDGAILVCGSTDGPMPQTREHILLSRQVGVPYIVVFLNKADLLAEDCGGADSDEYAEMLELVEMELRDLLSEYDFPGDDTPIIPGSALMALNGQDENGMGTSAVKKLVETLDAYIPEPERAIDGAFLMPIEDVFSIQGRGTVVTGRVERGIVRTGEELAIVGIRETTKTTCTGVEMFRKILDEGRAGENVGVLLRGTKRDDVERGQVLAKPGSITPHTKFESEVYVLGKDEGGRHTPFFKGYRPQFYFRTTDVTGSVELPEGVEMVMPGDNVKLVVTLIHPIAMDDGLRFAIREGGRTVGAGVVAKIIE
- the fusA gene encoding elongation factor G, translated to MTDLSLYRNIGIFAHVDAGKTTTTERILKLTGRIHRAGDTHDGSATTDFMEQESERGITIQSAAVTCFWKGHRFNVIDTPGHVDFTVEVYRSLKVLDGGIGVFCGSGGVEPQSETNWRYANDSEVSRIIFVNKLDRMGADFFRVTDQVKNVLAANPLIMVLPIGREDEFTGVVDLLTRKAYVWDASGDPEAYTVGDVPADMVDDVEMYREQLVETAVEMDDDLMMAYMEGEEPSIEDIKRCVRLGTRDLKFFPTYCGSAFKNKGMQLVLDAVVDYLPAPTEVEPQDLTDEEGNPTGQKAIVDPKEPLRALAFKIMDDRFGALTFVRIYSGELRKGDTVLNSFTGKTERIGRMCEMHADQRTELDFAQAGDIIAVVGMKNVQTGHTLCDPKHPCTLEAMVFPEPVISIAVQPKDKSMVDKMGIAIGKMVAEDPTFQVETDEDSGETILKGMGELHLDIKVDILKRTYGVELIVGQPQVAYRETITKAIEDSYTHKKQSGGSGQYGKIDYRIRPAEPGTGFAFKSTVVGGNVPKEFWPAVEKGFRLMMNEGPLAGFPVLDVEVELFDGSYHAVDSSAIAFEIAAKGAFRQSMPKAGAQLLEPVMKVDVFTPEDNVGDVIGDLNRRRGMIKDQEAGATGVRVKADVPLSEMFGYIGHLRTITSGRGQFSMEFSHYMPCPANVSEKVIAETKARKEAAK
- the tuf gene encoding elongation factor Tu translates to MAKETFERSKPHVNVGTIGHVDHGKTTLTAALTRVCSEVWGGKAVAFDGIDKAPEERERGITISTSHVEYESPTRHYAHVDCPGHADYVKNMITGAAQMDGAILVCGSTDGPMPQTREHILLSRQVGVPYIVVFLNKADLLAEDCGGADSDEYAEMLELVEMELRDLLSEYDFPGDDTPIIPGSALMALNGQDENGMGTSAVKKLVETLDAYIPEPERAIDGAFLMPIEDVFSIQGRGTVVTGRVERGIVRTGEELAIVGIRETTKTTCTGVEMFRKILDEGRAGENVGVLLRGTKRDDVERGQVLAKPGSITPHTKFESEVYVLGKDEGGRHTPFFKGYRPQFYFRTTDVTGSVELPEGVEMVMPGDNVKLVVTLIHPIAMDDGLRFAIREGGRTVGAGVVAKIIE
- the rpsJ gene encoding 30S ribosomal protein S10, which encodes MQNQRIRIRLKAFDHRLIDTSTQEIVDTAKRTGAQVRGPIPLPTRKERYTVLISPHVNKDARDQYEIRTHKRMLDIVEPTEKTVDALMKLDLAAGVEVQISLG
- the rplC gene encoding 50S ribosomal protein L3, producing MAIGIVGKKAGMTRVFTEEGQSVAVTVVHVTPNRVSQVKNVTTDGYSALQITYGEKKASRLTKAEAGHFAKANVEAGRGVMEFRTEEALSIGDELTVAQFEAGQKVDVTGSSKGKGFQGGVKRWNFRTQDMTHGNSLSHRAPGSIGQCQTPGRVWKGKKMAGHMGAEQVTTQSLEIVRVDAENNLLLIKGAVPGATGSDVIVKPAVKAKG
- the rplD gene encoding 50S ribosomal protein L4; translated protein: MELKTNTGAAVAVSDAAFGREFNEALVHQIVTAYMAGGRQGTKAQKTRSEVSGGGIKPWRQKGTGRARSGTSNSPIWRSGGVTFAAKPRSFEQKVNKKMYRAAMQSILSELVRQERLVVADSFAVESHKTKEFVAKLKEMDLRNVLIVADEIDEKLYLAARNVPHVGITEASAIDPVSLIAFEKVLVTVPALKRLEEAYA
- the rplW gene encoding 50S ribosomal protein L23 — translated: MNRERIYKVLVAPHISEKATLVAEKHGQYVFRVAPDATKPEIKKAVEALFEVKVDSVQTVNIKGKTKRTARGVGKRNDVRKAYVRLAAGQDIDFADAE
- the rplB gene encoding 50S ribosomal protein L2, with protein sequence MALVKTKPTSPGRRHVVKVVNQELHKGQPFAALLEKKNKHGGRNNNGHITTRHKGGGHKQHYRLVDFKRDKDGVPAVVERLEYDPNRSANIALLKYADGERRYILAPKGISAGDSVVSGEDAPIKAGSAMSLRNVPVGSVVHNVELKPGKGGQMARSAGASAQVVAREGMYCTLRLRSGEMRKVLSDCRATIGEVGNSEHALRVLGKAGASRWRGVRPTVRGTAMNPVDHPHGGGEGRTCGKHPVTPWGVATKGYKTRKNKRTDNLIVRRRSAK
- the rpsS gene encoding 30S ribosomal protein S19; the encoded protein is MPRSLKKGPFIDHHLMKKVEAALEKNDKRPIKTWSRRSTIFPDFVGLTLAVHNGKTHMPVFVTEDMVGHKLGEFALTRTYKGHVADKKAKR
- the rplV gene encoding 50S ribosomal protein L22 is translated as MSEVAAVLRGARLSAQKARLVADSIRGKNVGEALNILSFSNKKGADIIKKVLESAIANAEHNDGADVDELKVSTVFVNEGMTMKRILPRAKGRADRIMKRTCHITVKVSEQ
- the rpsC gene encoding 30S ribosomal protein S3 is translated as MGQKVHPTGIRLGITKDHNSVWYAGKDKYADNLLADIAVRSLIEKRLEKASVSKIVIERPAQNAKVTIHTARPGIVIGKKGEDVEVLRKDISDLMGIPVHINIEEVRKPDLDAKLVAQSVASQLERRVMFRRAMKRAVQNAMRGGAEGIKIQVSGRLGGAEIARTEWYREGRVPLHTLRADIDYATYEAHTTYGVIGVKVWIFKGEILGGIQEVRDRAKNQGKKKTGRS